Proteins co-encoded in one Melopsittacus undulatus isolate bMelUnd1 chromosome 18, bMelUnd1.mat.Z, whole genome shotgun sequence genomic window:
- the MTHFD2 gene encoding bifunctional methylenetetrahydrofolate dehydrogenase/cyclohydrolase, mitochondrial, producing the protein MATALCPLRGLASSALRPRRIHLSAPSNDAVVISGRKLARQIRQEARHEVEQWVAAGNKRPHLSVVLVGENPASHSYVLNKTKAAADVGISSETILRPASITEEELLDLISKLNNDANVDGLLVQLPLPEHIDERKICNAVSPDKDVDGFHVINVGRMCLDQYSMLPATPWGVWEIIKRTGIPTLGKNVVVAGRSKNVGMPIAMLLHTDGRHERPGGDATVTISHRYTPKEQLKQHTIRADIVVAAAGIPNLITADMIKEGAAVIDVGITRVQDPITAKPRLVGDVDFEGVKKKASYITPVPGGVGPMTVAMLMKNTIIAAKKLLKPKELQALTV; encoded by the exons ATGGCAACCGCGCTGTGCCCGCTCCGCGGCCTTGCGAGCTCCGCGCTCCGGCCCCGCCGCATCCACCTCAGCGCACCCAG CAATGATGCAGTTGTGATCTCAGGCAGAAAGCTGGCCCGGCAGATCCGGCAGGAAGCCCGTCACGAGGTCGAGCAGTGGGTAGCAGCTGGAAACAAGAGACCTCACCTCAGCGTTGTCCTCGTGGGTGAGAATCCAGCAAGTCACTCCTATGtgctgaacaaaaccaaagcagctgCTGACGTCG GTATCAGCAGTGAAACCATCCTCAGGCCAGCTTCTATTACTGAAGAGGAGCTCCTGGATTTGATCAGCAAACTCAATAATGATGCCAATGTGGATGGCCTGTTAGTGCAGCTTCCTTTACCTG aacaTATTGATGAACGCAAGATTTGCAACGCTGTGAGTCCAGACAAAGATGTTGATGGCTTTCACGTGATAAACGTGGGGCGCATGTGCCTTGACCAGTACTCCATGCTGCCAGCCACCCCCTGGGGCGTATGGGAGATCATTAAGAGAACTG GCATCCCAACACTGGGGAAGAACGTGGTGGTGGCTGGCAGGTCGAAGAACGTGGGCATGCCCATTGCCATGTTGCTGCATACAGATGGCAGGCATGAGCGCCCAGGAG GTGATGCCACAGTCACGATATCCCACCGCTACACTCCCAAGGAGCAACTGAAGCAACACACTATCCGTGCTGATATTGTGGTAGCAGCAGCAG GCATTCCCAATCTGATCACAGCTGATATGATCAAAGAAGGAGCTGCAGTTATTGATGTGGGAATAACGAGAGTGCAGGATCCCATCACTGCCAAACCCAGGCTGGTTGGGGATGTGGATTTTGAAG GGGTGAAGAAGAAAGCCAGCTACATCACCCCAGTCCCAGGGGGAGTTGGGCCCATGACTGTTGCCATGCTGATGAAGAACACCATCATCGCTGCCAAGAAGCTGTTGAAACCCAAAGAGCTGCAGGCATTAACAGTATAA
- the LOC101878903 gene encoding MOB kinase activator 1A, producing the protein MSFLFGSRSSKTFKPKKNIPEGSHQYELLKHAEATLGSGNLRQAVMLPEGEDLNEWIAVNTVDFFNQINMLYGTITEFCTEASCPVMSAGPRYEYHWADGTNIKKPIKCSAPKYIDYLMTWVQDQLDDETLFPSKIGVPFPKNFMSVAKTILKRLFRVYAHIYHQHFDSVMRLQEEAHLNTSFKHFIFFVQEFNLIDRRELAPLQELIEKLGSKDR; encoded by the exons ATGAGCTTCCTCTT TGGGAGTCGGTcttcaaaaacatttaaacCCAAGAAGAACATCCCCGAAGGCTCCCATCAGTACGAGCTCCTGAAACATGCGGAAGCCACGCTGGGGAGTGGTAACCTCAGACAAGCAGTTATGCTGCCGGAGGGGGAGGACCTTAATGAGTGGATCGCAGTTAACA CGGTGGATTTCTTCAACCAAATCAACATGTTATATGGGACCATCACAGAGTTCTGTACAGAGGCAAGCTGCCCGGTCATGTCTGCAGGACCAAG ATATGAGTACCACTGGGCAGATGGCACCAACATCAAGAAGCCTATCAAGTGCTCTGCCCCAAAGTACATCGATTACTTGATGACCTGGGTGCAGGACCAGCTGGATGATGAAACCCTCTTCCCCTCCAAGATAG GGGTCCCTTTTCCCAAGAACTTCATGTCAGTGGCCAAGACGATCCTGAAGCGGCTGTTCCGTGTGTATGCCCACATCTACCACCAGCACTTCGACTCTGTCATGCGGCTGCAGGAGGAGGCCCACCTCAACACCTCCTTCAAGCACTTTATCTTCTTTGTGCAG GAATTCAACTTGATTGACAGGCGGGAGCTGGCTCCTCTGCAGGAACTCATTGAGAAGCTGGGCTCCAAGGACAGATAA
- the BOLA3 gene encoding bolA-like protein 3, translating into MAAAVGLRGWGPLLLRGSSWRSFTSQTDGEARVSRVLREKFPRAAAIRVVDISGGCGAMYEIHIESEEFREKRTVQQHQMVNEALSEEIKSMHGLRIFTSTPKS; encoded by the exons ATGGCCGCCGCTGTGGGGCTGCGGGGCTGGGGCCCG ctcctgctccgaGGCAGCTCCTGGCGCAGCTTCACCTCACAGACGGACGGGGAAGCTCGAGTGAGCCGTGTCCTGCGGGAGAAGTTCCCCCGCGCCGCCGCCATCCGCGTCGTGGACATCTCAG GAGGATGCGGGGCTATGTATGAGATTCACATCGAGTCGGAGGAGTTCAGAGAGAAGCGAAcggtgcagcagcaccagatgGTGAACGAG GCACTAAGTGAGGAGATCAAGAGCATGCACGGACTGCGAATCTTCACCTCCACCCCTAAATCCTGA